One genomic window of Ruminococcus gauvreauii includes the following:
- a CDS encoding sporulation initiation factor Spo0A C-terminal domain-containing protein yields MDRITQLIQKLGIRSTYCGYHYLHYAMTLCLRDENYLLHIWKYLYSDVALHYGKSRSSVEHALRTVVAACWNHGNREFLHEISGCRLEQCPTVGEFIEILFHWLETDK; encoded by the coding sequence ATGGACAGAATCACACAGTTAATACAAAAACTTGGGATCCGCTCTACGTATTGCGGATATCATTATTTACATTATGCGATGACTTTATGTCTCAGAGATGAAAATTATCTTCTTCACATCTGGAAATATCTTTACAGTGATGTCGCACTTCATTACGGCAAAAGCAGAAGCAGCGTTGAGCACGCCCTGCGTACTGTCGTCGCCGCCTGCTGGAATCACGGAAACAGGGAATTCCTGCATGAGATCTCCGGCTGCCGCCTCGAACAGTGCCCGACGGTTGGTGAATTTATTGAAATTCTTTTCCACTGGCTCGAAACAGACAAATAA
- a CDS encoding sporulation initiation factor Spo0A C-terminal domain-containing protein, translated as MSLQDVMLLIQSISGHPCRKGYYHLALAVYYCCQVPVYSGICLERQIYPLISNEINLPVRSISRSISRAVCDCWDYGNRTNLDKVANRHLIEKPSPKELIIYLCSYLAGYPDLI; from the coding sequence GTGTCCCTACAAGACGTTATGCTGCTTATTCAGTCTATTTCAGGCCATCCCTGCCGTAAGGGGTATTATCATCTGGCTCTCGCTGTCTATTACTGCTGCCAGGTTCCTGTCTATTCCGGAATTTGTCTCGAACGTCAGATTTATCCCTTGATCTCCAATGAAATCAATCTTCCTGTAAGGTCAATTTCACGCAGCATCTCCCGTGCCGTCTGCGACTGCTGGGATTACGGAAATCGCACTAACCTTGACAAGGTTGCCAATCGCCATCTGATCGAAAAGCCTTCCCCAAAAGAGCTTATCATCTATCTCTGCAGTTATCTCGCAGGGTATCCGGATTTAATATAG
- a CDS encoding DUF3298 and DUF4163 domain-containing protein: MQVISNKTLENTMYYRDIPVFVYQINYPSFSTSCRMRAAREINEYYASAAKDLEFYCRTTLYPRAVENARYIPSNRPPFNSYELIVKYHVPYNINCITSLYFDQYTFMGGAHGETLRKSSTWDFCSGRQLQLSDFYPPVSTSLETLFKELERQTAERLRTSPSSYFDNYAELLRKNFRPENFYLKPEGIVIYYQQYEIAPYASGIPEFLIT, translated from the coding sequence ATGCAGGTAATTTCAAATAAGACGCTGGAAAACACAATGTATTATCGTGATATACCAGTATTTGTTTATCAGATTAATTATCCTTCTTTCTCCACCTCATGCCGGATGAGGGCAGCCCGGGAAATCAATGAATATTACGCCTCCGCAGCTAAAGACCTTGAGTTCTACTGCCGAACGACACTCTATCCGCGCGCTGTGGAAAATGCCAGATACATACCCAGCAATCGTCCTCCATTCAACAGCTATGAGCTGATCGTCAAATATCATGTTCCGTACAATATAAACTGTATCACCAGTTTATATTTCGATCAGTATACTTTTATGGGCGGCGCTCACGGGGAAACTCTGCGCAAATCAAGTACCTGGGATTTCTGCAGCGGCAGACAGCTCCAGCTCTCTGATTTCTACCCGCCGGTTTCCACATCTTTGGAAACACTTTTTAAGGAGCTTGAACGCCAGACTGCAGAGCGCCTGCGTACGTCTCCCTCCTCTTATTTCGACAATTATGCGGAGCTACTCAGAAAAAACTTCCGACCGGAAAATTTTTACCTGAAACCGGAAGGCATCGTAATTTATTATCAACAGTATGAAATTGCTCCATATGCCAGTGGTATTCCAGAATTTTTGATAACATAA